Below is a genomic region from Burkholderia pyrrocinia.
GGCGAACTCGCTCGTGCTGATCGTGCCGGCGGACAGCCACGCGGCCGCGCCGACGTCGCTGAATGACCTGGCCGCGCCCGGCGTGAAGCGCATCGCGTACGGCGACCCGGCATCGGTGCCGGTCGGCCGCTACACCGAAGGCGCGCTGCGCGCGGCCGGCGTGTGGGATGCCGTCAGCGCGAAGGGCGTGCTGGCCGCCAACGTGCGCCAGAGCCTCGACTACGTCGCGCGCGGCGAGGTCGACGCGGGCTTCGTGTTCGGCACCGACGCCGCGATCATGCCCGGCCGCGTGAAGGTCGCACTGACGGTGCCGACGAAGACGGCCATCACCTATCCGATCGCCGTGGTCAAGGACAGCCGCCACGCCGCGCAGGCGCAGTCGTTCATCGACTTCGTCGCGTCGCCGCAGGGCCAGGCCGTGCTGTCGACGTTCGGCTTCAAGCCCGCGGGCAAGTGAGCGTATCGCGATGCAAGACGCCTGGGTACCGCTGCTGCTGTCGCTGAAGGTCGCCGGCTGGGCGACCGCGCTCGACATCGTGCTCGGCGTCGCGGCCGCGTTCGTGCTCGCGCGCTGGCGCTCGCCGCTGCGCGACGTCGTCGATTCGCTGCTGACGCTGCCGCTCGTGCTACCGCCGACCGTGCTCGGCTATTACCTGCTCGTACTGCTCGGCCGGCGCGGCGTGTTCGGCGCGTGGCTCGACAAGCTCGGCATCGAACTCGTCTTCACGTGGCAAGGCGCGGTGATCGCGTCGATGATCGTCGCGTTTCCGCTGATCCTGAAGTCGGCGCGTGCGGCGTTCGAAGGCGTCGATCCG
It encodes:
- the modB gene encoding molybdate ABC transporter permease subunit — its product is MQDAWVPLLLSLKVAGWATALDIVLGVAAAFVLARWRSPLRDVVDSLLTLPLVLPPTVLGYYLLVLLGRRGVFGAWLDKLGIELVFTWQGAVIASMIVAFPLILKSARAAFEGVDPHLERAARTLGLGEAAVFFRVTLPLATRGILAGALLAFARALGEFGATLMIAGNLPGRTQTLSVAIYAAVQAGDDSTANFLVLVTSITCVLVLLSAGWLVPARASRSQLT
- the modA gene encoding molybdate ABC transporter substrate-binding protein — its product is MRSTVRPLRRTLLRLLPIATLAAAGVAFSAPASAADELVVSAAASLTNAFKAVGDAYEKQHPDTKVLFNFGASDVLMQQITKGAPADVFASADQKAMDRAADEKVIVPGTRRDFAANSLVLIVPADSHAAAPTSLNDLAAPGVKRIAYGDPASVPVGRYTEGALRAAGVWDAVSAKGVLAANVRQSLDYVARGEVDAGFVFGTDAAIMPGRVKVALTVPTKTAITYPIAVVKDSRHAAQAQSFIDFVASPQGQAVLSTFGFKPAGK